One Ictalurus punctatus breed USDA103 chromosome 21, Coco_2.0, whole genome shotgun sequence genomic window carries:
- the kif17 gene encoding kinesin-like protein KIF17 isoform X3, whose product MASESVKVVVRCRPLNNREKTLNCKMVVSVNCSHCQCFIEKPGAAEEPPKQFTFDGTYFIDQTTEQMYNEIAYPLVEGVTEGYNGTIFAYGQTGSGKSFTMQGVSDPPAQRGVIPRAFEHIFETIQCAENTKFLVRASYLEIYKEEIRDLLGKDTKQKLELKEHPEQGVYVRDLSMHTVHSVGECERIMELGWKNRSVGYTLMNKDSSRSHSIFTIHLEICNIDAAGEDHLRAGKLNLVDLAGSERQSKTGATGDRLQEATKINLSLSALGNVISALVDGRSKHIPYRDSKLTRLLQDSLGGNTRTLMVACLSPADNNYEESLSTLRYANRAKSIQNRPRVNEDPKDALLRQYQEEIKQLKALISGQLGTASLDSLLAGQRSQGSTGIHSRPQSSEKEKIKEDYEEKLAKLQADYDAEQESKAKLQDDIATLRMSYETKLSSLERAKATRAYDSTIEVSPVNGATAEPSEASQDMLQESEQSKGVIRAGPGGEPGVPESEVVATPDPLDQKHVLERLHHLEQEFVGGEQARNEELRQRRRQRKTLANQRKKQLIEALSQSNEDSDAVLLNVYDSIQEEVHAKNRLLENTQSKLKAAKLEIRDLQVEFAAERDDYLASIRRLERETQLLQGLLERMVMLVRRDCNYSNLERLRKEAVWDEESGMWRLPEVLVQKTALPAAVPLSAANSSSRLPGRRNSDSDPAEPFLEEEDRYKEMLNRSDSENIASNYFKMKRANQLLSGESKKNLASHSAVPGNGPSHQNSCGTNPTVEALLPRPFRLESLGIMPANSKAKRKKSKIYVS is encoded by the exons ATGGCGTCCGAGTCGGTGAAGGTGGTGGTCCGATGCCGGCCTCTGAACAACCGAGAGAAGACGCTCAACTGTAAGATGGTGGTGTCTGTTAATTGTAGCCACTGTCAATGTTTCATCGAGAAACCAGGAGCCGCCGAGGAGCCGCCCAAGCAGTTTACATTCGACGGGACATACTTCATCGATCAGACCACTGAGCAGATGTACAACGAGATTGCATATCCTCTGGTGGAG GGGGTCACTGAAGGATACAATGGCACAATTTTCGCTTACGgtcaaacaggaagtggaaagTCATTCACCATGCAGGGTGTGTCAGACCCCCCAGCTCAGAGAGGGGTCATACCAAGAGCTTTCGAGCACATCTTTGAGACCATCCAG TGTGCAGAAAACACAAAGTTCCTTGTGCGAGCCTCCTACCTTGAGATCTACAAAGAGGAAATCAGGGACCTTCTGGGGAAAGACACCAAACAGAAGCTGGAG CTGAAAGAACATCCAGAGCAAGGAGTGTACGTGCGAGACCTCTCCATGCACACGGTGCACAGTGTGGGGGAGTGTGAGCGGATCATGGAGCTGGGCTGGAAAAATCGCTCGGTGGGATACACACTCATGAACAAAGACTCTTCTCGCTCACATTCCATATTCACCATCCACCTGGAGATCTGCAACATAG ATGCTGCTGGTGAAGATCATTTACGCGCCGGGAAGCTCAACTTGGTGGACCTGGCTGGCAGCGAGCGCCAGTCTAAGACCGGTGCCACAGGAGATCGTCTTCAGGAAGCCACCAAAATCAACCTATCCCTGTCAGCACTGGGCAACGTCATCTCGGCACTGGTGGACGGACGCTCCAAGCACATCCCTTACCGCGACTCCAAGCTTACTCGCCTTCTTCAGGACTCCTTAGGTGGCAACACACGCACTCTCATGGTGGCCTGCCTCTCCCCCGCTGATAACAACTACGAGGAGAGTCTGAGCACACTGCGCTATGCCAACCGCGCCAAGAGCATACAGAACCGTCCACGTGTCAACGAGGACCCCAAGGATGCACTCCTGCGCCAATACCAAGAGGAGATCAAACAGCTGAAGGCGCTCATCTCCGGACAGCTCGGGACCGCAAGCCTCGACT CTTTGCTagcaggtcagaggtcacaggGGAGCACAGGCATCCACTCCAGACCACAGAGCAGCGAGAAGGAGAAGATTAAAGAG GATTACGAGGAGAAGCTTGCCAAGCTGCAAGCGGACTACGACGCAGAGCAGGAATCCAAAGCTAAGCTACAGGATGACATTGCAACCTTGAGAATGTCTTATGAGACCAAGCTGTCAAGCCTGGAAAGAGCAAAAGCTACCCGAGCAT ATGACTCCACCATAGAGGTCAGTCCTGTCAACGGAGCCACAGCAGAGCCCTCAGAAGCTTCCCAAGACATGTTACAG GAGAGCGAACAAAGCAAGGGAGTTATTAGAGCAGGTCCAGGGGGAGAGCCTGGAGTTCCAGAGTCAGAGGTCGTTGCTACGCCAGACCCACTGGATCAGAAACATGTTTTGGAAAG GCTTCATCATCTGGAGCAGGAGTTTGTCGGGGGAGAGCAGGCGAGAAATGAGGAGCTGAGGCAGCGGAGGAGGCAGAGGAAGACTCTGGCTAACCAGAGGAAAAAGCAGCTGATCGAGGCTTTGAGTCAGTCCAACGAGGACAGTGATGCCGTGCTGCTCAACGTCTACGACTCCATCCAGGAGGAGGTACATGCCAAGAATAGACTGCTGGAGAACACGCAGAGCAAG CTAAAAGCTGCCAAGTTGGAGATCCGAGATCTGCAGGTGGAGTTTGCAGCTGAGCGTGATGACTACCTGGCCTCCATCAGACGTCTGGAACGTGAAACGCAGTTACTGCAGGGCCTCCTGGAGCGCATGGTGATGCTGGTGCGCAGGGACTGCAACTACAGCAACCTGGAGCGCCTGAGGAAGGAGGCGGTGTGGGACGAGGAGAGCGGCATGTGGAGGCTGCCCGAGGTGCTGGTGCAGAAGACAGCGCTACCTGCAG CAGTGCCTCTATCGGCAGCCAACAGCTCTTCTAGACTCCCAGGACGCAGGAACTCCGACTCGGACCCAGCAGAGCCTTTCCTG GAGGAAGAGGACCGTTATAAGGAGATGCTGAACCGCAGTGACAGTGAAAACATTGCTAGTAACTACTTCAAGATGAAGAGAGCCAATCAGCTTTTATCAGGAGAGTCCAAAAAGAACCTCG CCAGTCACTCTGCTGTTCCAGGAAATGGCCCGTCGCACCAAAACTCCTGCGGAACAAACCCCACTGTGGAGGCCCTCCTCCCGCGCCCGTTTCGCCTGGAGTCTCTGGGAATCATGCCTGCCAACAGCAAAGCCAAGAGAAAGAAGAGCAAGATCTATGTCTCCTGA
- the kif17 gene encoding kinesin-like protein KIF17 isoform X5, translating into MASESVKVVVRCRPLNNREKTLNCKMVVSVNCSHCQCFIEKPGAAEEPPKQFTFDGTYFIDQTTEQMYNEIAYPLVEGVTEGYNGTIFAYGQTGSGKSFTMQGVSDPPAQRGVIPRAFEHIFETIQCAENTKFLVRASYLEIYKEEIRDLLGKDTKQKLELKEHPEQGVYVRDLSMHTVHSVGECERIMELGWKNRSVGYTLMNKDSSRSHSIFTIHLEICNIDAAGEDHLRAGKLNLVDLAGSERQSKTGATGDRLQEATKINLSLSALGNVISALVDGRSKHIPYRDSKLTRLLQDSLGGNTRTLMVACLSPADNNYEESLSTLRYANRAKSIQNRPRVNEDPKDALLRQYQEEIKQLKALISGQLGTASLDSLLAGQRSQGSTGIHSRPQSSEKEKIKEDYEEKLAKLQADYDAEQESKAKLQDDIATLRMSYETKLSSLERAKATRASDDSTIEVSPVNGATAEPSEASQDMLQESEQSKGVIRAGPGGEPGVPESEVVATPDPLDQKHVLERLHHLEQEFVGGEQARNEELRQRRRQRKTLANQRKKQLIEALSQSNEDSDAVLLNVYDSIQEEVHAKNRLLENTQSKLKAAKLEIRDLQVEFAAERDDYLASIRRLERETQLLQGLLERMVMLVRRDCNYSNLERLRKEAVWDEESGMWRLPEVLVQKTALPAAVPLSAANSSSRLPGRRNSDSDPAEPFLEEEDRYKEMLNRSDSENIASNYFKMKRANQLLSGESKKNLGNGPSHQNSCGTNPTVEALLPRPFRLESLGIMPANSKAKRKKSKIYVS; encoded by the exons ATGGCGTCCGAGTCGGTGAAGGTGGTGGTCCGATGCCGGCCTCTGAACAACCGAGAGAAGACGCTCAACTGTAAGATGGTGGTGTCTGTTAATTGTAGCCACTGTCAATGTTTCATCGAGAAACCAGGAGCCGCCGAGGAGCCGCCCAAGCAGTTTACATTCGACGGGACATACTTCATCGATCAGACCACTGAGCAGATGTACAACGAGATTGCATATCCTCTGGTGGAG GGGGTCACTGAAGGATACAATGGCACAATTTTCGCTTACGgtcaaacaggaagtggaaagTCATTCACCATGCAGGGTGTGTCAGACCCCCCAGCTCAGAGAGGGGTCATACCAAGAGCTTTCGAGCACATCTTTGAGACCATCCAG TGTGCAGAAAACACAAAGTTCCTTGTGCGAGCCTCCTACCTTGAGATCTACAAAGAGGAAATCAGGGACCTTCTGGGGAAAGACACCAAACAGAAGCTGGAG CTGAAAGAACATCCAGAGCAAGGAGTGTACGTGCGAGACCTCTCCATGCACACGGTGCACAGTGTGGGGGAGTGTGAGCGGATCATGGAGCTGGGCTGGAAAAATCGCTCGGTGGGATACACACTCATGAACAAAGACTCTTCTCGCTCACATTCCATATTCACCATCCACCTGGAGATCTGCAACATAG ATGCTGCTGGTGAAGATCATTTACGCGCCGGGAAGCTCAACTTGGTGGACCTGGCTGGCAGCGAGCGCCAGTCTAAGACCGGTGCCACAGGAGATCGTCTTCAGGAAGCCACCAAAATCAACCTATCCCTGTCAGCACTGGGCAACGTCATCTCGGCACTGGTGGACGGACGCTCCAAGCACATCCCTTACCGCGACTCCAAGCTTACTCGCCTTCTTCAGGACTCCTTAGGTGGCAACACACGCACTCTCATGGTGGCCTGCCTCTCCCCCGCTGATAACAACTACGAGGAGAGTCTGAGCACACTGCGCTATGCCAACCGCGCCAAGAGCATACAGAACCGTCCACGTGTCAACGAGGACCCCAAGGATGCACTCCTGCGCCAATACCAAGAGGAGATCAAACAGCTGAAGGCGCTCATCTCCGGACAGCTCGGGACCGCAAGCCTCGACT CTTTGCTagcaggtcagaggtcacaggGGAGCACAGGCATCCACTCCAGACCACAGAGCAGCGAGAAGGAGAAGATTAAAGAG GATTACGAGGAGAAGCTTGCCAAGCTGCAAGCGGACTACGACGCAGAGCAGGAATCCAAAGCTAAGCTACAGGATGACATTGCAACCTTGAGAATGTCTTATGAGACCAAGCTGTCAAGCCTGGAAAGAGCAAAAGCTACCCGAGCAT CAGATGACTCCACCATAGAGGTCAGTCCTGTCAACGGAGCCACAGCAGAGCCCTCAGAAGCTTCCCAAGACATGTTACAG GAGAGCGAACAAAGCAAGGGAGTTATTAGAGCAGGTCCAGGGGGAGAGCCTGGAGTTCCAGAGTCAGAGGTCGTTGCTACGCCAGACCCACTGGATCAGAAACATGTTTTGGAAAG GCTTCATCATCTGGAGCAGGAGTTTGTCGGGGGAGAGCAGGCGAGAAATGAGGAGCTGAGGCAGCGGAGGAGGCAGAGGAAGACTCTGGCTAACCAGAGGAAAAAGCAGCTGATCGAGGCTTTGAGTCAGTCCAACGAGGACAGTGATGCCGTGCTGCTCAACGTCTACGACTCCATCCAGGAGGAGGTACATGCCAAGAATAGACTGCTGGAGAACACGCAGAGCAAG CTAAAAGCTGCCAAGTTGGAGATCCGAGATCTGCAGGTGGAGTTTGCAGCTGAGCGTGATGACTACCTGGCCTCCATCAGACGTCTGGAACGTGAAACGCAGTTACTGCAGGGCCTCCTGGAGCGCATGGTGATGCTGGTGCGCAGGGACTGCAACTACAGCAACCTGGAGCGCCTGAGGAAGGAGGCGGTGTGGGACGAGGAGAGCGGCATGTGGAGGCTGCCCGAGGTGCTGGTGCAGAAGACAGCGCTACCTGCAG CAGTGCCTCTATCGGCAGCCAACAGCTCTTCTAGACTCCCAGGACGCAGGAACTCCGACTCGGACCCAGCAGAGCCTTTCCTG GAGGAAGAGGACCGTTATAAGGAGATGCTGAACCGCAGTGACAGTGAAAACATTGCTAGTAACTACTTCAAGATGAAGAGAGCCAATCAGCTTTTATCAGGAGAGTCCAAAAAGAACCTCG GAAATGGCCCGTCGCACCAAAACTCCTGCGGAACAAACCCCACTGTGGAGGCCCTCCTCCCGCGCCCGTTTCGCCTGGAGTCTCTGGGAATCATGCCTGCCAACAGCAAAGCCAAGAGAAAGAAGAGCAAGATCTATGTCTCCTGA
- the kif17 gene encoding kinesin-like protein KIF17 isoform X1, which produces MASESVKVVVRCRPLNNREKTLNCKMVVSVNCSHCQCFIEKPGAAEEPPKQFTFDGTYFIDQTTEQMYNEIAYPLVEGVTEGYNGTIFAYGQTGSGKSFTMQGVSDPPAQRGVIPRAFEHIFETIQCAENTKFLVRASYLEIYKEEIRDLLGKDTKQKLELKEHPEQGVYVRDLSMHTVHSVGECERIMELGWKNRSVGYTLMNKDSSRSHSIFTIHLEICNIDAAGEDHLRAGKLNLVDLAGSERQSKTGATGDRLQEATKINLSLSALGNVISALVDGRSKHIPYRDSKLTRLLQDSLGGNTRTLMVACLSPADNNYEESLSTLRYANRAKSIQNRPRVNEDPKDALLRQYQEEIKQLKALISGQLGTASLDSLLAGQRSQGSTGIHSRPQSSEKEKIKEDYEEKLAKLQADYDAEQESKAKLQDDIATLRMSYETKLSSLERAKATRASDDSTIEVSPVNGATAEPSEASQDMLQESEQSKGVIRAGPGGEPGVPESEVVATPDPLDQKHVLERLHHLEQEFVGGEQARNEELRQRRRQRKTLANQRKKQLIEALSQSNEDSDAVLLNVYDSIQEEVHAKNRLLENTQSKLKAAKLEIRDLQVEFAAERDDYLASIRRLERETQLLQGLLERMVMLVRRDCNYSNLERLRKEAVWDEESGMWRLPEVLVQKTALPAAVPLSAANSSSRLPGRRNSDSDPAEPFLEEEDRYKEMLNRSDSENIASNYFKMKRANQLLSGESKKNLASHSAVPGNGPSHQNSCGTNPTVEALLPRPFRLESLGIMPANSKAKRKKSKIYVS; this is translated from the exons ATGGCGTCCGAGTCGGTGAAGGTGGTGGTCCGATGCCGGCCTCTGAACAACCGAGAGAAGACGCTCAACTGTAAGATGGTGGTGTCTGTTAATTGTAGCCACTGTCAATGTTTCATCGAGAAACCAGGAGCCGCCGAGGAGCCGCCCAAGCAGTTTACATTCGACGGGACATACTTCATCGATCAGACCACTGAGCAGATGTACAACGAGATTGCATATCCTCTGGTGGAG GGGGTCACTGAAGGATACAATGGCACAATTTTCGCTTACGgtcaaacaggaagtggaaagTCATTCACCATGCAGGGTGTGTCAGACCCCCCAGCTCAGAGAGGGGTCATACCAAGAGCTTTCGAGCACATCTTTGAGACCATCCAG TGTGCAGAAAACACAAAGTTCCTTGTGCGAGCCTCCTACCTTGAGATCTACAAAGAGGAAATCAGGGACCTTCTGGGGAAAGACACCAAACAGAAGCTGGAG CTGAAAGAACATCCAGAGCAAGGAGTGTACGTGCGAGACCTCTCCATGCACACGGTGCACAGTGTGGGGGAGTGTGAGCGGATCATGGAGCTGGGCTGGAAAAATCGCTCGGTGGGATACACACTCATGAACAAAGACTCTTCTCGCTCACATTCCATATTCACCATCCACCTGGAGATCTGCAACATAG ATGCTGCTGGTGAAGATCATTTACGCGCCGGGAAGCTCAACTTGGTGGACCTGGCTGGCAGCGAGCGCCAGTCTAAGACCGGTGCCACAGGAGATCGTCTTCAGGAAGCCACCAAAATCAACCTATCCCTGTCAGCACTGGGCAACGTCATCTCGGCACTGGTGGACGGACGCTCCAAGCACATCCCTTACCGCGACTCCAAGCTTACTCGCCTTCTTCAGGACTCCTTAGGTGGCAACACACGCACTCTCATGGTGGCCTGCCTCTCCCCCGCTGATAACAACTACGAGGAGAGTCTGAGCACACTGCGCTATGCCAACCGCGCCAAGAGCATACAGAACCGTCCACGTGTCAACGAGGACCCCAAGGATGCACTCCTGCGCCAATACCAAGAGGAGATCAAACAGCTGAAGGCGCTCATCTCCGGACAGCTCGGGACCGCAAGCCTCGACT CTTTGCTagcaggtcagaggtcacaggGGAGCACAGGCATCCACTCCAGACCACAGAGCAGCGAGAAGGAGAAGATTAAAGAG GATTACGAGGAGAAGCTTGCCAAGCTGCAAGCGGACTACGACGCAGAGCAGGAATCCAAAGCTAAGCTACAGGATGACATTGCAACCTTGAGAATGTCTTATGAGACCAAGCTGTCAAGCCTGGAAAGAGCAAAAGCTACCCGAGCAT CAGATGACTCCACCATAGAGGTCAGTCCTGTCAACGGAGCCACAGCAGAGCCCTCAGAAGCTTCCCAAGACATGTTACAG GAGAGCGAACAAAGCAAGGGAGTTATTAGAGCAGGTCCAGGGGGAGAGCCTGGAGTTCCAGAGTCAGAGGTCGTTGCTACGCCAGACCCACTGGATCAGAAACATGTTTTGGAAAG GCTTCATCATCTGGAGCAGGAGTTTGTCGGGGGAGAGCAGGCGAGAAATGAGGAGCTGAGGCAGCGGAGGAGGCAGAGGAAGACTCTGGCTAACCAGAGGAAAAAGCAGCTGATCGAGGCTTTGAGTCAGTCCAACGAGGACAGTGATGCCGTGCTGCTCAACGTCTACGACTCCATCCAGGAGGAGGTACATGCCAAGAATAGACTGCTGGAGAACACGCAGAGCAAG CTAAAAGCTGCCAAGTTGGAGATCCGAGATCTGCAGGTGGAGTTTGCAGCTGAGCGTGATGACTACCTGGCCTCCATCAGACGTCTGGAACGTGAAACGCAGTTACTGCAGGGCCTCCTGGAGCGCATGGTGATGCTGGTGCGCAGGGACTGCAACTACAGCAACCTGGAGCGCCTGAGGAAGGAGGCGGTGTGGGACGAGGAGAGCGGCATGTGGAGGCTGCCCGAGGTGCTGGTGCAGAAGACAGCGCTACCTGCAG CAGTGCCTCTATCGGCAGCCAACAGCTCTTCTAGACTCCCAGGACGCAGGAACTCCGACTCGGACCCAGCAGAGCCTTTCCTG GAGGAAGAGGACCGTTATAAGGAGATGCTGAACCGCAGTGACAGTGAAAACATTGCTAGTAACTACTTCAAGATGAAGAGAGCCAATCAGCTTTTATCAGGAGAGTCCAAAAAGAACCTCG CCAGTCACTCTGCTGTTCCAGGAAATGGCCCGTCGCACCAAAACTCCTGCGGAACAAACCCCACTGTGGAGGCCCTCCTCCCGCGCCCGTTTCGCCTGGAGTCTCTGGGAATCATGCCTGCCAACAGCAAAGCCAAGAGAAAGAAGAGCAAGATCTATGTCTCCTGA
- the kif17 gene encoding kinesin-like protein KIF17 isoform X6 has protein sequence MASESVKVVVRCRPLNNREKTLNCKMVVSVNCSHCQCFIEKPGAAEEPPKQFTFDGTYFIDQTTEQMYNEIAYPLVEGVTEGYNGTIFAYGQTGSGKSFTMQGVSDPPAQRGVIPRAFEHIFETIQCAENTKFLVRASYLEIYKEEIRDLLGKDTKQKLELKEHPEQGVYVRDLSMHTVHSVGECERIMELGWKNRSVGYTLMNKDSSRSHSIFTIHLEICNIDAAGEDHLRAGKLNLVDLAGSERQSKTGATGDRLQEATKINLSLSALGNVISALVDGRSKHIPYRDSKLTRLLQDSLGGNTRTLMVACLSPADNNYEESLSTLRYANRAKSIQNRPRVNEDPKDALLRQYQEEIKQLKALISGQLGTASLDSLLAGQRSQGSTGIHSRPQSSEKEKIKEDYEEKLAKLQADYDAEQESKAKLQDDIATLRMSYETKLSSLERAKATRASDDSTIEVSPVNGATAEPSEASQDMLQESEQSKGVIRAGPGGEPGVPESEVVATPDPLDQKHVLERLHHLEQEFVGGEQARNEELRQRRRQRKTLANQRKKQLIEALSQSNEDSDAVLLNVYDSIQEEVHAKNRLLENTQSKLKAAKLEIRDLQVEFAAERDDYLASIRRLERETQLLQGLLERMVMLVRRDCNYSNLERLRKEAVWDEESGMWRLPEVLVQKTALPAGCF, from the exons ATGGCGTCCGAGTCGGTGAAGGTGGTGGTCCGATGCCGGCCTCTGAACAACCGAGAGAAGACGCTCAACTGTAAGATGGTGGTGTCTGTTAATTGTAGCCACTGTCAATGTTTCATCGAGAAACCAGGAGCCGCCGAGGAGCCGCCCAAGCAGTTTACATTCGACGGGACATACTTCATCGATCAGACCACTGAGCAGATGTACAACGAGATTGCATATCCTCTGGTGGAG GGGGTCACTGAAGGATACAATGGCACAATTTTCGCTTACGgtcaaacaggaagtggaaagTCATTCACCATGCAGGGTGTGTCAGACCCCCCAGCTCAGAGAGGGGTCATACCAAGAGCTTTCGAGCACATCTTTGAGACCATCCAG TGTGCAGAAAACACAAAGTTCCTTGTGCGAGCCTCCTACCTTGAGATCTACAAAGAGGAAATCAGGGACCTTCTGGGGAAAGACACCAAACAGAAGCTGGAG CTGAAAGAACATCCAGAGCAAGGAGTGTACGTGCGAGACCTCTCCATGCACACGGTGCACAGTGTGGGGGAGTGTGAGCGGATCATGGAGCTGGGCTGGAAAAATCGCTCGGTGGGATACACACTCATGAACAAAGACTCTTCTCGCTCACATTCCATATTCACCATCCACCTGGAGATCTGCAACATAG ATGCTGCTGGTGAAGATCATTTACGCGCCGGGAAGCTCAACTTGGTGGACCTGGCTGGCAGCGAGCGCCAGTCTAAGACCGGTGCCACAGGAGATCGTCTTCAGGAAGCCACCAAAATCAACCTATCCCTGTCAGCACTGGGCAACGTCATCTCGGCACTGGTGGACGGACGCTCCAAGCACATCCCTTACCGCGACTCCAAGCTTACTCGCCTTCTTCAGGACTCCTTAGGTGGCAACACACGCACTCTCATGGTGGCCTGCCTCTCCCCCGCTGATAACAACTACGAGGAGAGTCTGAGCACACTGCGCTATGCCAACCGCGCCAAGAGCATACAGAACCGTCCACGTGTCAACGAGGACCCCAAGGATGCACTCCTGCGCCAATACCAAGAGGAGATCAAACAGCTGAAGGCGCTCATCTCCGGACAGCTCGGGACCGCAAGCCTCGACT CTTTGCTagcaggtcagaggtcacaggGGAGCACAGGCATCCACTCCAGACCACAGAGCAGCGAGAAGGAGAAGATTAAAGAG GATTACGAGGAGAAGCTTGCCAAGCTGCAAGCGGACTACGACGCAGAGCAGGAATCCAAAGCTAAGCTACAGGATGACATTGCAACCTTGAGAATGTCTTATGAGACCAAGCTGTCAAGCCTGGAAAGAGCAAAAGCTACCCGAGCAT CAGATGACTCCACCATAGAGGTCAGTCCTGTCAACGGAGCCACAGCAGAGCCCTCAGAAGCTTCCCAAGACATGTTACAG GAGAGCGAACAAAGCAAGGGAGTTATTAGAGCAGGTCCAGGGGGAGAGCCTGGAGTTCCAGAGTCAGAGGTCGTTGCTACGCCAGACCCACTGGATCAGAAACATGTTTTGGAAAG GCTTCATCATCTGGAGCAGGAGTTTGTCGGGGGAGAGCAGGCGAGAAATGAGGAGCTGAGGCAGCGGAGGAGGCAGAGGAAGACTCTGGCTAACCAGAGGAAAAAGCAGCTGATCGAGGCTTTGAGTCAGTCCAACGAGGACAGTGATGCCGTGCTGCTCAACGTCTACGACTCCATCCAGGAGGAGGTACATGCCAAGAATAGACTGCTGGAGAACACGCAGAGCAAG CTAAAAGCTGCCAAGTTGGAGATCCGAGATCTGCAGGTGGAGTTTGCAGCTGAGCGTGATGACTACCTGGCCTCCATCAGACGTCTGGAACGTGAAACGCAGTTACTGCAGGGCCTCCTGGAGCGCATGGTGATGCTGGTGCGCAGGGACTGCAACTACAGCAACCTGGAGCGCCTGAGGAAGGAGGCGGTGTGGGACGAGGAGAGCGGCATGTGGAGGCTGCCCGAGGTGCTGGTGCAGAAGACAGCGCTACCTGCAG GATGTTTCTGA